One genomic window of Pseudomonas aeruginosa includes the following:
- the ruvX gene encoding Holliday junction resolvase RuvX has product MVSDKPLRLLLGFDYGTRQIGVAVGQAVTGQARELCVLKAQNGVPDWNRVEALIKEWQPDAIVVGLPLNMDGSPSEMSERAEKFGRRLNGRFNLPVFTHDERLTTYAAKGERLAQGQRDGYRERPVDALAAALLLEGWLAEHPD; this is encoded by the coding sequence ATGGTCAGCGACAAGCCGCTGCGCCTGCTGCTGGGCTTCGACTACGGCACCCGGCAGATCGGCGTCGCCGTCGGCCAGGCGGTGACCGGCCAGGCCCGCGAGCTGTGCGTATTGAAGGCGCAGAACGGCGTGCCGGACTGGAACCGGGTGGAAGCGCTGATCAAGGAATGGCAGCCGGACGCCATCGTCGTCGGCCTGCCGCTGAACATGGACGGCAGCCCAAGCGAGATGAGCGAGCGCGCGGAAAAGTTCGGCCGCCGCCTCAACGGCCGTTTCAACCTGCCGGTCTTTACCCACGACGAACGCCTCACGACCTATGCCGCCAAGGGCGAGCGCCTGGCCCAGGGCCAGCGCGACGGCTACCGCGAGCGACCGGTGGACGCCCTGGCCGCCGCCCTGCTGCTGGAAGGCTGGCTGGCCGAACACCCGGATTGA
- a CDS encoding YqgE/AlgH family protein produces MKQSSPTYLKHHFLIAMPHMADPNFAQTVTYLVEHNEQGAMGLVINRPSGLNLAEVLEQLKPDALPPARCQHIDIYNGGPVQTDRGFVLHPSGLSYQSTLELGELAMSTSQDVLFAIAAGTGPEKSLISLGYAGWEAGQLEAELSDNAWLTCPADPAILFDLPPEERLSAAAARLGVNLSLLTAQAGHA; encoded by the coding sequence ATGAAACAGAGCAGCCCAACCTACCTCAAGCATCATTTCCTGATCGCCATGCCGCACATGGCCGACCCCAATTTCGCCCAGACCGTGACCTACCTGGTCGAACACAACGAGCAGGGCGCCATGGGCCTGGTGATCAACCGTCCCAGCGGCCTCAACCTGGCGGAAGTCCTCGAACAGCTCAAGCCGGACGCCCTGCCGCCGGCGCGCTGCCAGCACATCGACATCTACAACGGCGGCCCGGTGCAGACCGACCGTGGCTTCGTCCTCCACCCCAGCGGCCTGAGCTACCAGTCGACCCTGGAACTGGGCGAGCTGGCGATGTCCACCTCGCAGGACGTACTGTTCGCCATCGCCGCCGGCACCGGCCCGGAAAAGAGCCTGATCAGCCTTGGCTATGCCGGCTGGGAAGCCGGCCAGCTGGAGGCCGAACTGAGCGACAACGCCTGGCTGACCTGCCCGGCGGACCCGGCGATCCTCTTCGACCTGCCGCCCGAGGAGCGCCTCAGCGCCGCCGCCGCGCGCCTGGGCGTCAACCTCAGCCTGCTCACCGCCCAGGCCGGTCACGCCTGA
- a CDS encoding energy transducer TonB — protein sequence MNAAVLKSPSAAAGVRPADRLGFTLFIAAILHVALILGVGFSMPAPSQISKTLEITLATFKSDKAPEKADYLAQMNQQGSGTLEHKAAPKTTEVAPFQDNQVKKVAPPATPKQARSEEAPKAAVTTTRQRQQKAPSKTQAQKAEQVAKPAPHFDSTQLSAEIASLEADLAKEQQAYAKRPRIHRLSAASTMRDKGAWYKEDWRKKIERIGNLNYPDEARRQKLYGSLRLLVSINRDGTIYEVQVLESSGEPILDQAAQRIVRLAAPYAPFSGDLADIDRLEIIRTWRFERGDRLSSK from the coding sequence ATGAACGCCGCCGTCCTCAAGTCCCCCTCCGCCGCTGCCGGCGTCCGCCCGGCGGACCGTTTGGGCTTCACCCTGTTCATCGCAGCCATCCTGCACGTCGCCCTCATCCTCGGGGTGGGCTTCTCCATGCCCGCGCCGAGCCAGATCAGCAAGACCCTGGAAATCACCCTGGCCACCTTCAAGAGCGACAAGGCGCCGGAGAAGGCCGACTACCTCGCGCAGATGAACCAGCAGGGCAGCGGAACCCTGGAGCACAAGGCCGCGCCGAAGACCACCGAGGTCGCGCCATTCCAGGACAACCAGGTGAAGAAAGTCGCGCCGCCGGCAACGCCGAAGCAGGCCAGGAGCGAAGAGGCGCCCAAGGCCGCGGTGACCACCACCCGCCAGCGCCAGCAGAAGGCACCGAGCAAGACCCAGGCACAGAAGGCCGAGCAGGTCGCCAAGCCGGCGCCGCATTTCGACTCAACCCAGCTGTCGGCGGAAATCGCCAGCCTCGAGGCCGACCTGGCCAAGGAGCAGCAGGCCTACGCCAAGCGCCCGCGCATCCACCGCCTGAGCGCCGCCTCGACCATGCGCGACAAGGGCGCCTGGTACAAGGAAGACTGGCGCAAGAAGATCGAACGCATCGGCAACCTCAACTACCCCGACGAGGCCCGCCGGCAGAAGCTCTACGGCAGCCTGCGGCTGCTGGTGTCGATCAACCGCGACGGCACCATCTACGAGGTGCAGGTGCTGGAGTCTTCCGGCGAGCCGATCCTCGACCAGGCCGCCCAGCGCATCGTCCGCCTGGCCGCGCCCTATGCGCCGTTCAGCGGCGACCTGGCCGACATCGACCGGCTGGAGATCATCCGTACCTGGCGCTTCGAACGCGGCGACCGGCTGTCCAGCAAGTAG
- the gshB gene encoding glutathione synthase, whose translation MSVRLGIVMDPIARINFKKDSSLAMLLAAQARGWSLFYMEQQDLYQKAGVARGRMRPLKVFNDASRWFELEAESDQPLHELDVILMRKDPPFDNEFVYSTYLLEQAERAGALVVNRPQSLRDCNEKFFATQFTQCTPPTMVSRRSDILREFAAEHRDIILKPLDGMGGSSIFRHREGDPNLSVILETLTQHGSQQIMAQRYLPEIKDGDKRILMIDGEPVPYCLARIPAQGETRGNLAAGGRGVAQPLSERDRWIAAEVGPHLRERGLLFVGLDVIGDYLTEINVTSPTCIREIDQAFDTRIGDKLMDAIAAQLAAR comes from the coding sequence ATGAGCGTACGCCTCGGGATCGTCATGGACCCCATCGCGCGCATCAACTTCAAGAAGGACAGCTCGCTCGCCATGCTGCTGGCTGCCCAGGCCCGCGGCTGGTCGCTGTTCTACATGGAACAGCAGGACCTCTACCAGAAGGCCGGCGTCGCGCGTGGACGCATGCGCCCGCTGAAGGTCTTCAACGATGCCTCCCGCTGGTTCGAACTGGAAGCGGAAAGCGACCAACCGCTGCACGAACTGGACGTGATCCTGATGCGCAAGGACCCGCCCTTCGATAACGAATTCGTCTATTCGACCTACCTGCTGGAACAGGCCGAGCGTGCCGGCGCCCTGGTGGTGAACCGGCCGCAGAGCCTGCGCGACTGCAACGAGAAGTTCTTCGCCACGCAGTTCACCCAGTGCACTCCGCCGACGATGGTCAGCCGGCGATCCGATATTCTGCGCGAGTTTGCCGCCGAGCATCGTGACATCATTCTCAAACCCCTGGACGGAATGGGCGGTTCGTCGATATTTCGTCACCGCGAAGGCGACCCGAACCTCTCGGTGATCCTCGAGACCCTCACCCAGCATGGCAGCCAGCAGATCATGGCACAGCGCTATCTGCCGGAAATCAAGGACGGCGACAAGCGCATCCTGATGATCGACGGCGAACCGGTGCCCTACTGCCTGGCGCGCATCCCCGCCCAGGGCGAGACTCGCGGCAACCTCGCCGCCGGCGGCCGCGGCGTGGCCCAGCCGCTGAGCGAGCGCGACCGCTGGATCGCCGCCGAGGTCGGCCCGCACCTGCGCGAGCGCGGCCTGCTGTTCGTCGGCCTCGACGTGATCGGCGATTATCTGACGGAAATCAACGTCACCAGCCCGACCTGCATCCGCGAGATCGACCAGGCCTTCGACACCCGCATCGGCGACAAGCTGATGGACGCCATCGCCGCCCAGCTGGCTGCCCGCTGA
- the pilG gene encoding twitching motility response regulator PilG translates to MEQQSDGLKVMVIDDSKTIRRTAETLLKKVGCDVITAIDGFDALAKIADTHPNIIFVDIMMPRLDGYQTCALIKNNSAFKSTPVIMLSSKDGLFDKAKGRIVGSDQYLTKPFSKEELLGAIKAHVPSFTPVDAVS, encoded by the coding sequence ATGGAACAGCAATCCGACGGTTTGAAAGTGATGGTGATCGACGATTCGAAAACGATTCGTCGCACCGCCGAAACACTGCTGAAAAAGGTCGGTTGCGACGTGATCACGGCAATCGACGGCTTCGATGCCCTGGCGAAGATCGCCGATACCCATCCGAACATCATTTTCGTCGACATCATGATGCCGCGCCTGGATGGCTATCAGACCTGCGCCCTGATCAAGAACAACAGCGCGTTCAAGTCCACCCCGGTGATCATGCTGTCCTCCAAGGACGGCCTGTTCGACAAGGCCAAGGGGCGCATCGTCGGCTCCGACCAGTACCTCACCAAGCCGTTCAGCAAGGAAGAGCTGCTGGGCGCGATCAAGGCACACGTACCCAGCTTCACCCCGGTGGACGCCGTTTCCTGA
- the pilH gene encoding twitching motility response regulator PilH → MARILIVDDSPTEMYKLTAMLEKHGHQVLKAENGGDGVALARQEKPDVVLMDIVMPGLNGFQATRQLTKDAETSAIPVIIVTTKDQETDKVWGKRQGARDYLTKPVDEETLLKTINAVLAG, encoded by the coding sequence ATGGCTCGTATTTTGATTGTTGATGACTCTCCGACCGAGATGTACAAGCTGACCGCCATGCTGGAAAAGCATGGTCACCAGGTACTCAAGGCCGAGAACGGCGGCGACGGCGTCGCCCTGGCCCGCCAGGAAAAGCCCGACGTGGTCCTGATGGACATCGTCATGCCCGGCCTCAACGGCTTCCAGGCGACCCGTCAGTTGACCAAGGACGCCGAGACCAGCGCCATCCCGGTGATCATCGTCACCACCAAGGACCAGGAGACCGACAAGGTCTGGGGCAAGCGCCAGGGCGCTCGCGACTACCTGACCAAGCCGGTGGACGAAGAGACCCTGCTGAAAACCATCAATGCGGTGCTGGCGGGCTGA
- a CDS encoding chemotaxis protein CheW, translating into MSDVQTPFQLLVDIDQRCRRLAAGLPAQQEAVQSWSGIGFRMGGRFFVAPMGEVGEVLHEPRYTQLPGVKTWVKGVANVRGRLLPIMDLCGFLGTELSPLRKQRRVLVVEHLDVFAGLIVDEVFGMQHFPVDTFSEQLPPLEAALQPFIHGVFHREQPWLVFSPHALAQHQGFLDVAV; encoded by the coding sequence ATGTCGGACGTTCAGACCCCCTTCCAGCTCCTCGTCGACATCGATCAGCGCTGCCGACGCCTGGCCGCCGGCCTGCCGGCCCAGCAGGAGGCGGTGCAGAGCTGGAGCGGGATCGGCTTCCGCATGGGCGGGCGGTTCTTCGTCGCCCCCATGGGGGAGGTCGGCGAAGTCCTGCACGAACCGCGCTACACCCAGCTGCCGGGCGTGAAGACCTGGGTCAAGGGGGTGGCCAACGTACGTGGCCGCCTGCTGCCGATCATGGACCTCTGCGGTTTCCTCGGCACCGAACTGTCGCCCTTGCGCAAGCAGCGGCGGGTGCTGGTGGTGGAGCACCTGGACGTGTTCGCCGGCCTCATCGTCGATGAGGTGTTCGGCATGCAGCACTTCCCGGTGGACACCTTCAGCGAACAGCTGCCGCCACTAGAAGCGGCACTGCAACCCTTCATTCATGGCGTCTTCCATCGAGAGCAGCCGTGGCTGGTGTTCAGCCCGCATGCGCTGGCGCAACACCAGGGCTTCCTCGACGTCGCCGTATAA
- the pilJ gene encoding chemotaxis chemoreceptor PilJ — MKKINAGNLFAGMRSSSVIAGLFIVLIVSIVLLFANFAYLNTQSNHDKQYIGHAGELRVLSQRIAKNATEAAAGKGEAFKLLKDARNDFEKRWNILVNGDESTSLPPSPEAVKPQMDVVQQDWDGLRKNADSILASEQTVLSLHQVASTLAETIPQLQVEYEEVVDILLENGAPADQVAVAQRQSLLAERILGSVNKVLAGDENSVQAADSFGRDASLFGRVLKGMQEGNAAMSISKVTNAEAVDRLNEIAELFEFVSGSVDEILETSPDLFQVREAANNIFSVSQTLLDKASQLADGFENLAGGRSINLFAGYVLGALALASIILIGLVMVRETNRRLAETAEKNDRNQAAILRLLDEIADLADGDLTVAATVTEDFTGAIADSINYSIDQLRELVETINQTAVQVAAAAQETQSTAMHLAEASEHQAQEIAGASAAINEMAVSIDQVSANASESSAVAERSVAIANKGNEVVHNTITGMDNIREQIQDTSKRIKRLGESSQEIGDIVSLINDIADQTNILALNAAIQASMAGDAGRGFAVVADEVQRLAERSSAATKQIEALVKTIQTDTNEAVISMEQTTSEVVRGARLAQDAGVALEEIEKVSKTLAALIQNISNAARQQASSAGHISNTMNVIQEITSQTSAGTTATARSIGNLAKMASEMRNSVSGFKLPEGVEQA; from the coding sequence ATGAAGAAAATCAACGCAGGCAATCTTTTCGCGGGCATGCGCAGCAGCTCGGTGATCGCGGGGCTGTTCATCGTCCTCATCGTCTCGATCGTGTTGCTGTTCGCCAACTTTGCCTACCTCAACACCCAGTCGAACCATGACAAGCAGTACATCGGCCATGCCGGCGAACTGCGCGTCCTGTCGCAGCGGATCGCGAAGAACGCCACCGAAGCGGCGGCGGGCAAGGGCGAGGCGTTCAAGCTCCTGAAGGATGCGCGCAACGACTTCGAGAAACGCTGGAACATCCTGGTCAACGGCGACGAGAGTACATCCCTGCCGCCCAGCCCCGAAGCGGTGAAGCCGCAGATGGACGTGGTGCAGCAGGACTGGGACGGCCTGCGCAAGAACGCCGACTCCATCCTCGCCAGCGAACAGACCGTACTGTCCCTGCACCAGGTGGCCTCGACCCTCGCCGAAACCATCCCGCAGCTGCAGGTGGAATACGAAGAGGTGGTCGACATCCTGCTGGAGAACGGTGCCCCGGCCGACCAGGTCGCGGTCGCCCAGCGCCAGTCGCTGCTCGCCGAACGTATCCTCGGCTCGGTGAACAAGGTGCTGGCCGGCGACGAGAACTCGGTGCAGGCCGCCGACAGCTTCGGCCGCGACGCCAGCCTGTTCGGCCGCGTACTGAAGGGCATGCAGGAAGGCAACGCGGCGATGAGCATCTCCAAGGTGACCAACGCCGAGGCGGTGGATCGCCTGAACGAGATCGCCGAACTCTTCGAGTTCGTCTCCGGCTCGGTGGACGAGATCCTCGAGACCTCGCCCGACCTGTTCCAGGTCCGGGAAGCGGCGAACAACATCTTCAGCGTTTCGCAGACCCTGCTGGACAAGGCCTCGCAACTGGCCGACGGCTTCGAGAACCTGGCCGGCGGGCGTAGCATCAACCTGTTCGCCGGTTACGTCCTCGGCGCCCTGGCCCTGGCCTCGATCATCCTGATCGGCCTGGTGATGGTGCGCGAGACCAACCGCCGGCTGGCCGAGACCGCCGAGAAGAACGACCGCAACCAGGCCGCGATCCTGCGTCTGCTCGACGAGATCGCCGACCTCGCGGACGGCGACCTGACCGTGGCCGCGACCGTGACCGAGGACTTCACCGGCGCCATCGCCGACTCGATCAACTACTCCATCGACCAGCTCCGCGAACTGGTGGAGACCATCAACCAGACCGCCGTGCAGGTGGCCGCAGCGGCCCAGGAAACCCAGTCCACCGCGATGCACCTGGCCGAAGCCTCCGAGCACCAGGCGCAGGAAATCGCCGGCGCCTCGGCGGCGATCAACGAAATGGCGGTGTCGATCGACCAGGTATCGGCGAACGCCTCGGAATCCTCGGCGGTAGCGGAACGTTCGGTAGCCATCGCCAACAAGGGCAACGAGGTGGTGCACAACACCATCACCGGCATGGACAACATTCGCGAGCAGATCCAGGACACCTCGAAGCGAATCAAGCGCCTCGGCGAGTCGTCCCAGGAGATCGGCGACATCGTCAGCCTGATCAACGACATCGCCGACCAGACCAACATCCTCGCCCTGAACGCCGCGATCCAGGCGTCGATGGCCGGGGACGCGGGCCGCGGCTTCGCCGTGGTAGCGGACGAGGTACAGCGACTGGCGGAACGTTCCTCGGCGGCGACCAAGCAGATCGAGGCGCTGGTGAAGACCATCCAGACCGACACCAACGAAGCGGTGATCTCGATGGAGCAGACCACCTCCGAGGTGGTCCGCGGCGCGCGCCTGGCCCAGGACGCCGGTGTGGCCCTGGAGGAGATCGAGAAGGTATCCAAGACCCTCGCGGCACTGATCCAGAACATCTCCAACGCCGCCCGTCAGCAGGCATCGTCGGCCGGCCACATTTCCAACACCATGAACGTCATTCAGGAGATCACCTCGCAGACCTCCGCCGGTACCACCGCCACCGCGCGGAGCATCGGCAACCTGGCGAAGATGGCGAGCGAGATGCGCAACTCGGTATCCGGCTTCAAACTGCCGGAGGGCGTGGAGCAGGCCTGA
- the pilK gene encoding type 4 fimbrial methyltransferase PilK, giving the protein MQANGVWSLQPLADMSAAEFRDWQVLLENRTGVVLNEQRRTFLQASLTARMRELGIGDYHSYYRQVTDGPRGAVEWATLLDRLTVQETRFFRHPPSFELLERYLGERLRREGMPRPWALWSVGCSSGEEPYSLAMCAAQVLRGQEREDFFGVTGTDISLHALQRARQANYPARKLEQLEAGLVERYCERQADGSFSVKTILTERVCCARLNVLDLAKAPWSGMDVIFCQNLLIYFRRWRRREILNRLAERLAPGGLLVIGVGEVVDWSHPELEPVADERVLAFTRKGYSGT; this is encoded by the coding sequence ATGCAGGCGAACGGCGTCTGGTCACTGCAGCCGCTGGCCGATATGTCGGCAGCGGAGTTCCGCGACTGGCAGGTCCTGTTGGAGAACCGCACCGGCGTGGTGCTCAACGAGCAACGCCGGACGTTCCTGCAGGCCAGCCTGACCGCGCGCATGCGTGAACTGGGCATCGGCGACTACCACAGCTACTACCGCCAGGTGACCGACGGTCCGCGTGGCGCAGTGGAGTGGGCGACCCTGCTGGACCGCCTGACCGTCCAGGAAACCCGTTTCTTCCGTCATCCCCCGTCTTTCGAGCTGCTCGAGCGCTACCTGGGCGAGCGCCTGCGCCGCGAAGGCATGCCGCGGCCCTGGGCCCTGTGGAGCGTCGGCTGCTCCAGCGGCGAGGAACCCTACTCGCTGGCGATGTGCGCCGCGCAGGTGTTGCGCGGGCAGGAACGGGAAGATTTTTTCGGCGTCACCGGAACGGATATCAGCCTTCACGCCCTGCAGCGGGCGCGGCAGGCGAACTATCCGGCCCGCAAGCTGGAGCAACTGGAGGCCGGGCTGGTCGAACGCTATTGCGAACGCCAGGCCGACGGCAGCTTCAGCGTGAAAACGATACTGACCGAGCGCGTCTGCTGCGCCCGGCTGAATGTGCTGGACCTGGCGAAGGCGCCCTGGTCCGGCATGGACGTGATTTTTTGTCAGAACCTGCTGATCTACTTCCGTCGCTGGCGACGGCGCGAGATCCTCAACCGGTTGGCCGAACGGCTGGCGCCGGGAGGCTTGCTGGTGATCGGGGTCGGCGAAGTGGTCGACTGGAGCCATCCGGAGCTCGAGCCGGTCGCCGACGAGCGGGTCCTGGCCTTTACCCGTAAGGGGTACTCAGGCACATGA